In Platichthys flesus chromosome 20, fPlaFle2.1, whole genome shotgun sequence, a single genomic region encodes these proteins:
- the prr12a gene encoding proline-rich protein 12 isoform X2: protein MDRNYPGTGFGDLGAGAGWSYERSAKASLVYGSSRSSHPESELLHRQAYATPHPLQGYATNHHPGSSGQGGAWGAAGRSLGLSGLFDTGLHHASPSAPDASVMNLISALESRGPQPPPSASSLLSQFRTPSWQTAMHTPAPPELFISGALPGSGSFPSSSALSAYQHPASFSSRSFPTGSLSLQDTPTFSPTSNGLLSPHDPLLHIKGPSQSSLGFDRLLSSQGAAAAAYRGSQDPTGAASAQASSARHLQSHQFNLLSSQLQDQSSQLYNASVFSSAQPQAQSQSQSNSAQERAVPRQDSVIKHYQRPTPSQSQLSSSAAHSLQHYLSCGGAGYQQIATHHRHAGLSCSPLGDQSPSSDHKAPARTEQYRPIIQPPYSSSSSSSSSSSAGKGTKSSSSSGYSSASSASSSRTPHTPPSASSTSSSSSSSSATSGAHPSNSIPTSSSSAAPSRQQPPPQPAPPPPAPQQQPPSSSSSAPKSCLSGYGSPVPPVKNPTAALTGQTPPQQQTQSYSPNQPPTSHLSQSYGGFSSPQAQDLSSGTAGKGYGSLGGRSQSYSTDIYGSDSAYGSLPSSLGGAGSPSLGYGAPGHSPALLRSSGSSGSGASGGGSSTGTGSGNSGSGGGAGNSMTNERGGGGSGGGSYHIQDSSPSPSGNSGIIRPGLHSPVPTCPTQSPGGAGSNKYISSVLSPTFMASPQGYPDTRGPNSQPQSYHSSSSKTKADTMLGVGSQRSQEEVDDDDEFLIQHLLQAQASPTPQSAHHHAQQPSQQASQQTQSQPQPVPPTTDSGKGLSYDMGKTSEERYHPQSVIRTHSATSTAGVGNAGSGGAISGLDSQLEMSLKKQQQQHQQHHHQQQQQQQQQRNERSVGNSRSTGGRGSAEQVHSHLHHHDNLGSVVHYGRGDPYSQHPLAPQHSSHSQHVASHSQMPTHPQMELQKKSQERADIPYPRKTPEVQQQHSQSQAAASLMDSPTDQSRQPPHLLQSVLSHTARNKLEPHQQHHKMDSHRQHPQHHKMDSHQSHPQHPKMDSLPPHQQHQKMDSHQHQQHHKMDSHAQQQHSISQQQAVMESAGGRLGTSKHQAQSQSQTTQLQLQLQSQALEVAAAHYNHGPPSHQHEQSQVKQNTVVSSLDMLERSLSQTSSADVAEDRRGGPGSGGRSGGGSERHRQQEQHPSHHHSQQHSASELHSFLSEPDMSLSAPSHMHHLSQHHSQHQQTHSHHPHSQPPLPHHISAPSASAHSQSQSDPQQPLSSQHTPQQSQLDQQRSEQHQFDTVSPGEKADQNQQSNRFVPLTSICFPDSLLQDEDRSFFPGMEDMFCTEDYKSSCAGGGGPGQGEMNDSQHGQEGMDSMKAGQSAGGAGGGGGAGYDIMGHHGGDQGYDSYCHGLEEPSNNTMTLDLDSLKTHELPSTVNTEQLGLIQSQGPAMGMGPNNAGPNNVGAKMSGGPGGSNAGSGSGGLQSPIFCSSRPKKLLKSSSFHLLKERRDPNTLPKKSYAQEYEFEDDEDKADQPADIRLNSRRLPDLLPDLVSSCRKGGGSGSLSPLMGDIDFYHASGYTSMGSHSLMPQEGPKKRGRKPTRPKRDGPPRPRGRPRIRPMPEPFTPRGMMGEMGGTTVGGGFSVEGRGRGRGRGSRGRGGRREDMYMEMSGKEQDQMQHHHLQQQQQQQQQQQQQLQQQQQLHHQPQQQQHEPIPPLKIKLPIGTMSSSDALLRTDSLSGTDPALSDGSVGSAPSLGLSPGPPCSTESSRSQDKNKQKSQMMGEGVDDEGMEERGDDKDSESKAGFVASFLDFLKTGKRPPGLDISPGMEHDNGETSPCKPGGLRPLSPAPPPPPPPPQFGDGEGNGGLALGNCPSPKRLEDELKRNLETLPSFSSDEEDSVGKNQDLQKSISSAISALYDTPQLTSNIQPPLSPPPPPQPQAQPSQGPLTPTLQPPTLSPQTTMHTPHHQPHSDGPDDLQLEDGDMEEENKEEDIEEERSIRGDEDNDMTEETEPQLETLGAPKLDVPLPELPPEPATPEPPSVPPSPSSSSSPSHSPLPPLSLPSPQPPAEEQEEPSQPPSPIAPTSPFPSPPALTPLPQPATPPPATSPSPPSPPLPPSPPPPASEPPPQKESPMPSPESPASPEEPPAPKITSLHLAQKQEDAAIVGESEEDESESGGEGIFRERDEFVVRVEDIRTLKLALQTGREPPPIWRVQKALLQKFSPEIKDGQRQFCATSNYLGYFGDAKRRYQRIYVKFLENVNKKDYVRVCSRRPWRRATPALRRQSLPRMASPPQAPPKVAETEERVAPPVQREQREKTRTATTTTAKEPREKKEAPSVVPKAKERDREKEKEKEHEKEREREKEKRVQPQQDKVEKRAAERGRAKEEKKAVERKEKEKAERPLKSKPAKVKAEPPPKKRKKWLKEVPSSSDSDSSDEAASETEMPVKGGVNNRAMREMFRSYVEMLVSTALDPDMIQALEDTDDELYLPPMRKIDSILSEQKRRLLRRVSMNSQHQEVVHAYPQIIVDPLDSGVVRVRLSGDAYNRKTLNRVKKTLPKPQDLKLSSESYRIYSLYHSLHHYKFHTFLQCKKETNTIEQAAEDPGQEEVVQQCMANQSWLDTLFGSFIELLTLSTKA, encoded by the exons ATGGATAGAAATTACCCGGGAACAGGATTTGGTGATCTGGGCGCAGGAGCAGGATGGAGTTACGAGAGATCGGCAAAAGCAAG TCTGGTATATGGGAGTTCCAGATCATCCCACCCTGAGTCTGAGCTCCTCCACAGACAAGCCTACGCCACCCCACACCCTCTGCAGGGCTATGCCACCAATCACCACCCAGGGAGCTCTGGCCAAGGCGGGGCTTGGGGAGCAGCTGGACGTAGTTTGG GTCTGTCAGGGCTCTTTGACACTGGCCTGCACCATGCCAGCCCCTCTGCCCCAGATGCATCTGTCATGAATCTGATCTCGGCCCTGGAGTCCCGGGGTCCTCAACCTCcaccctctgcctcctcccttctttcccAGTTCCGCACTCCATCCTGGCAGACAG CGATGCACACGCCTGCTCCTCCTGAGCTATTCATCTCTGGAGCCCTTCCTGGCTCTGgatccttcccctcctcctctgctctctcagcCTATCAGCATCCAGCATCCTTCTCCAGCCGTTCTTTCCCCACTGGCTCCCTTTCCCTCCAAGACACACCCACATTTAGTCCCACGTCCAATGGCCTGCTCTCCCCACATGACCCCCTACTACACATAAAGGGTCCTTCCCAGTCTAGCCTGGGTTTTGATAGACTTCTGTCCTCACagggtgctgctgcagctgcctaTAGGGGCAGCCAGGATCCCACGGGAGCCGCATCAGCCCAGGCGTCGTCCGCCAGGCACCTGCAGTCCCACCAGTTCAACCTGCTGTCATCACAGCTCCAGGACCAGTCCTCCCAGCTATATAATGCATCTGTCTTTTCTTCGGCCCAGCCCCAGGCTCAATCCCAGTCGCAGTCCAATTCGGCTCAGGAACGGGCCGTGCCCCGCCAGGACAGTGTTATCAAGCATTACCAGCGGCCAACTCCATCTCAGTCACAGCTCTCGTCCTCTGCTGCACACTCTCTTCAGCACTATCTCAGCTGTGGAGGGGCGGGGTACCAGCAGATAGCCACCCATCACAGACATGCTGGCCTTTCTTGCAGCCCACTGGGCGACCAGAGCCCATCATCTGACCACAAAGCCCCTGCTCGCACTGAACAATATCGGCCAATCATCCAGCCTCCCTAttcgtcatcctcctcttcctcgtcatcTTCTTCAGCTGGAAAAGGTACAAAAAGCAGCTCCAGCAGTGGCTATTCTTCTGCTAGTTCAGCATCATCCTCAAGAACTCCTCACACACCCCCCTCTGCTTCCTCtacatcctcttcctcctcctcttcttctgctacTTCTGGCGCTCATCCTTCCAACTCCATTCCCACCTCTAGCTCCAGCGCAGCCCCTTCCAGGCAGCAGCCACCCCCTcagccagctcctcctcccccagcccctcagcagcagcctccttcctcctcctcgtctgcaCCTAAATCCTGCCTCTCAGGCTACGGTTCTCCTGTACCGCCAGTGAAGAACCCCACCGCTGCTCTTACTGGTCAGACCCCACCCCAACAGCAAACGCAGTCATATTCCCCTAATCAGCCCCCTACTTCCCACCTGTCTCAGTCTTATGGAGGCTTCAGTTCTCCACAAGCCCAAGACCTGAGCTCAGGTACTGCTGGGAAGGGATATGGGAGTTTAGGTGGACGAAGCCAGTCGTACTCCACTGATATATATGGATCCGACTCTGCTTATGGATCACTTCCATCTTCACTGGGTGGAGCTGGAAGCCCATCACTAGGCTACGGAGCCCCAGGTCACTCCCCTGCTCTTTTAAGATCAAGTGGCTCATCAGGTAGTGGAGCATCAGGGGGAGGAAGCAGCACCGGCACAGGGAGTGGGAATTctggctcaggaggaggagcaggaaacagTATGACCAatgagagaggtggaggaggtagTGGTGGAGGGTCCTATCATATTCAAGACTCTAGCCCCTCCCCATCAGGCAACTCTGGCATCATCCGTCCAGGGCTGCACTCCCCAGTGCCCACCTGCCCCACACAATCTCCAGGAGGTGCAGGCtctaataaatacatttcctcagTTCTCTCCCCCACCTTCATGGCCTCCCCACAAGGCTACCCTGATACCAGAGGCCCCAACTCCCAACCTCAGTCATATCATTCCTCCTCTTCTAAAACAAAGGCAGACACTATGCTCGGGGTGGGCTCACAGAGATCCCAAGAGGAAGTAGATGATGACGATGAGTTCTTGATACAGCACTTGCTGCAAGCCCAAGCAAGTCCCACTCCCCAGTCTGCCCATCACCATGCTCAACAACCATCCCAACAGGCATCTCAACAAACTCAGTCTCAGCCCCAGCCAGTGCCCCCAACTACTGATTCAGGCAAAGGGCTAAGCTATGACATGGGTAAGACCTCTGAGGAGAGGTACCACCCCCAGAGTGTCATACGTACCCACAGTGCTACGTCCACGGCCGGAGTCGGAAATGCTGGGTCTGGGGGGGCAATATCAGGGCTGGACAGCCAGCTAGAGATGTCATTgaagaaacaacagcagcaacatcaacaacatcaccatcaacaacagcagcagcagcagcagcagaggaacgaGAGGTCTGTTGGAAACAGCAGGAGCACTGGAGGGAGGGGAAGCGCTGAACAAGTGCACTCTCATCTCCATCACCATGACAACCTAGGCTCTGTAGTCCACTATGGGCGGGGTGACCCATACTCCCAACACCCCCTTGCCCCCCAACACTCCTCACATAGTCAACATGTGGCTTCTCACTCACAGATGCCGACCCATCCCCAAATGGAGCTCCAAAAAAAGTCACAGGAGCGAGCTGACATCCCGTATCCTCGGAAAACACCGGaagtccagcagcagcattcCCAGTCTCAAGCTGCAGCCTCCCTAATGGACTCTCCCACCGATCAGTCCCGTCAGCCGCCACACCTGCTCCAGTCGGTGCTGTCCCACACCGCCCGTAACAAACTGGAGCCTCATCAACAGCACCACAAAATGGACTCTCACCGGCAGCACCCGCAGCATCACAAAATGGATTCACACCAATCACATCCGCAACACCCAAAAATGGACTCCCTCCCACCACATCAGCAGCATCAGAAGATGGACTCccatcagcatcagcagcaccaTAAAATGGACTCTCATGCCCAACAGCAGCACTCTATTAGCCAACAGCAAGCTGTAATGGAAAGCGCTGGTGGGAGACTTGGCACAAGTAAACATCAAGCTCAGTCTCAGTCTCAAACcacccagctccagctccaacTCCAGTCCCAGGCTTTGGAAGTGGCTGCGGCTCACTACAACCACGGGCCCCCTTCTCATCAGCACGAGCAGAGTCAggtgaaacaaaacacagtGGTCTCTTCCTTGGACATGCTGGAGCGCTCCCTCTCTCAGACGTCCAGCGCAGACGTAGCTGAGGACAGACGTGGTGGACCAGGCAGCGGCGGGAGGAGCGGAGGAGGTAGCGAGCGACACcgtcagcaggagcagcaccCGTCCCACCACCACTCGCAGCAACACTCAGCCTCAGAACTCCACTCCTTCCTCTCCGAGCCTGACATGAGCTTATCTGCCCCGTCTCACATGCACCACCTCTCACAGCACCACTCTCAGCATCAACAAACCCACTCGCATCACCCTCACTCGCAACCCCCACTCCCTCACCACATATCCGCACCCTCTGCCTCGGCCCACTCCCAGTCTCAGTCTGACCCGCAGCAGCCGCTCTCATCCCAGCACACCCCTCAGCAGAGCCAGCTGGACCAGCAGCGCTCGGAGCAACACCAGTTTGACACAGTCAGCCCTGGGGAAAAAGCAGACCAGAATCAACAAAGTAACCGCTTTGTGCCCCTAACTTCTATCTGCTTCCCAGATTCTCTCCTTCAGGACGAGGACCGCTCCTTTTTTCCAGGAATGGAAGACATGTTTTGCACAGAGGACTACAAGTCAAGCTGTGCAGGGGGTGGAGGTCCAGGCCAGGGAGAGATGAATGATAGCCAACATGGTCAAGAGGGAATGGATTCCATGAAAGCTGGACAGAGTGCGGGTGGAGCAGGGGGCGGTGGTGGAGCGGGCTATGACATAATGGGTCACCATGGTGGAGATCAGGGTTATGATTCGTACTGTCATGGCCTTGAAGAGCCCAGCAACAACACCATGACTCTGGATCTAGACTCCCTTAAAACCCATGAGCTCCCCTCCACTGTCAACACTGAGCAGCTTGGACTGATACAGTCCCAGGGCCCAGCTATGGGTATGGGCCCCAATAATGCTGGTCCCAACAATGTTGGAGCTAAAATGTCTGGTGGGCCTGGAGGAAGTAATGCAGGAAGTGGTTCTGGAGGCCTCCAGTCTCCCATTTTCTGCTCATCTCGTCCCAAGAAGCTGCTCAAGTCCAGCTCTTTCCACCTGTTAAAGGAGCGCAGGGACCCCAACACACTGCCTAAGAAAAGTTACGCTCAAGAGTATGAGtttgaagatgatgaggataaAGCTGACCAGCCAGCTGACATCCGCTTAAACAGCCGGAGACTCCCGGACCTGTTACCAGACCTGGTGTCCAGTTGcagaaagggaggaggaagtggcTCTCTCAGCCCTTTAATGGGCGACATTGACTTCTATCACGCCTCTGGATACACATCTATGGGTTCACACTCTCTTATGCCTCAGGAAGGACCCAAGAAGAGAGGCCGGAAGCCCACTAGACCCAAGAGAGACGGTCCCCCTAGGCCAAGAGGCAGGCCTCGCATCCGCCCGATGCCTGAGCCGTTCACCCCAAGAGGGATGATGGGTGAGATGGGTGGTACAACAGTGGGAGGAGGATTCAGCGTGGAGGGACGAGGCAGAGGCAGGGGTCGTGGAAGtagaggtagaggaggaaggagggaagacaTGTACATGGAAATGAGCGGGAAGGAGCAGGATCAGATGCAGCACCATCACctacagcagcaacagcagcaacaacagcagcagcagcagcagctgcagcaacagcagcaactcCATCACCAGCCCCAACAGCAGCAACACGAACCTATTCCTCCTCTGAAG attaaaTTACCAATCGGAACCATGTCCTCCTCCGATGCCTTGCTGAGGACAGACTCTTTGTCTGGCACAGATCCCGCTCTGTCTGACGGCTCTGTGGGCTCAGCTCCCTCCCTTGGCCTAAGTCCTGGACCCCCCTGCAGCACAGAAAGCAGCAGAAGTCAGGAcaagaacaaacagaaaagcCAGATGATGGGTGAAGGAGTGGATGATGAGGGGATGGAGGAAAGG gGGGATGATAAGGACTCCGAGTCCAAGGCTGGCTTTGTTGCTTCATTCTTGGACTTCCTCAAGACCGGGAAGAGACCTCCAGGCTTGGACATCTCACCAGGAATGGAGCATGACAATGGTGAAACCTCACCATGTAAACCAGGGGGTCTGCGCCCACtgtctcctgcacctcctcctccacccccgcCACCTCAATTTGGGGACGGTGAAGGGAATGGTGGTCTGGCTCTGGGCAACTGCCCAAGCCCCAAGCGCTTGGAAGATGAGCTGAAGCGGAACCTGGAGACCCTGCCCTCATTCTCTTCTGATGAGGAAGACTCGGTGGGCAAGAACCAGGACCTCCAGAAGAGCATTTCCTCGGCCATTTCTGCTCTGTACGACACTCCTCAGCTCACCTCGAACAtccagccccccctctctcctcctccgcctccccagCCTCAGGCTCAACCCAGCCAGGGCCCTCTCACTCCCACACTGCAGCCCCCCACGCTCAGCCCGCAGACCACCATGCATACTCCCCACCACCAGCCCCACTCTGATGGACCTGATGATCTCCAGCTGGAAgatggagacatggaggaggagaacaaggaGGAGGACATTGAGGAGGAAAGAAGCATAAGAGGGGACGAAGACAATGATATGACAGAGGAGACTGAACCACAGCTGGAAACACTGGGTGCACCTAAGCTTGATG TGCCGCTGCCCGAGCTCCCTCCAGAGCCAGCGACTCCTGAACCTCCTTCTGTCCCcccatctccctcctcttcctcctctccctctcactcacccctccctcccctttcACTCCCCTCACCCCAGCCTCCAGCAGAAGAACAAGAGGAGCCCTCCCAGCCTCCGAGCCCCATCGCTCCTACATCCCCATTTCCATCACCTCCCGCACTCACTCCTCTCCCTCAGCCtgccactcctcctcctgcgacATCACCTTcgcctccttcccctcctcttcctccttcccctcctcctcctgcttccgaGCCTCCTCCTCAGAAGGAGTCTCCCATGCCGTCTCCGGAGTCCCCAGCCTCTCCCGAAGAGCCCCCAGCTCCCAAAATCACCTCGCTGCATCTTGCCCAGAAGCAAGAAGATGCTGCCATTGttggagagagtgaggaggatgAGAGCGAAAGCGGAGGGGAGGGTATCTTCAGAGAAAGGGACGAGTTTGTGGTGCGAGTGGAAGACATCCGGACTCTCaag CTGGCTCTGCAGACAGGCCGTGAGCCTCCACCCATCTGGAGGGTGCAGAAAGCCCTGCTCCAGAAGTTCAGTCCAGAGATTAAAGATGGGCAGAGGCAGTTCTGCGCCACAAGCAAC taTCTTGGCTACTTCGGAGATGCCAAGAGGAGATACCAGCGAATCTATGTCAAGTTTTTGGAGAATGTCAATAAGAAGGACTACGTCAGAGTCTGCTCTCGGAGACCTTGGCGCAGAGCCACACCTGCTCTCAG ACGCCAGTCCCTCCCGAGAATGGCCTCCCCTCCCCAGGCGCCACCAAAAGTagcggagacagaggagagagtggCTCCACCAGTCCAAcgcgagcagagagagaaaacgagaACAGCAACCACAACAACGGCGAAAGAACCACGGGAGAAGAAGGAGGCTCCTTCTGTCGTGCCTAAAGCCaaggagagagatagagagaaagaaaaagagaaggagcatgagaaggagcgtgagagagagaaggagaagcgAGTGCAGCCGCAGCAGGACAAAGTAGAGAAACGTGCTGCAGAACGAGGTCGAgcgaaggaggagaagaaagcggtggagaggaaagagaaggaaaaggctGAGCGCCCGCTCAAGTCCAAGCCGGCCAAAGTGAAGGCCGAGCCACCGcccaaaaagaggaaaaagtggCTGAAGGAAGTACCTTCATCATCAGACTCCGACTCATCTGATGAGGCAGCTAGTGAGACTGAAA TGCCAGTGAAAGGCGGAGTGAACAACCGTGCCATGAGGGAGATGTTCAGGAGCTACGTAGAGATGCTGGTCAGCACGGCCCTGGACCCTGACATGATCCAAGCTCTGGAAGACACAGATG ACGAACTGTACCTCCCACCGATGAGGAAGATTGACAGCATCCTCAGCGAACAGAAAAGGAGGCTGCTGAGGAGAGTCAGCATGAACTCTCAGCACCAG GAAGTCGTGCATGCTTACCCCCAGATCATTGTAGACCCCCTGGACTCAGGAGTGGTGAGGGTGCGGCTGAGTGGGGACGCTTACAACCGCAAGACCCTCAACAGAGTCAAGAAGACCCTGCCTAAACCACAG GACCTTAAACTGTCATCCGAGTCGTATCGGATCTACAGTCTCTACCACTCCCTCCATCACTATAAATTCCACACCTTCTTACAGTGCAAGAAAGAG ACCAACACCATTGAGCAGGCAGCTGAGGACCCCGGCCAAGAGGAAGTGGTGCAGCAGTGCATGGCCAACCAGAGCTGGCTGGACACCCTCTTCGGCTCCTTCATCGAGCTGCTCACACTCAGCACCAAAGCCTGA